In one window of Tenacibaculum mesophilum DNA:
- a CDS encoding RidA family protein: MKKIITTDKAPAPIGPYNQAVLSGDTLYTSGQIAINPETGELVLDSIEAETKQVMQNMKEVLAAAGMTFENVIKTSIFISDMHNFSKINAVYGEYFNDATAPARETVEVANLPKFVNVEISMIAVK, encoded by the coding sequence ATGAAAAAAATAATCACAACAGACAAAGCTCCAGCTCCAATTGGTCCATATAACCAAGCTGTACTTAGTGGAGATACTTTATACACTTCTGGACAAATAGCTATTAACCCTGAAACTGGTGAATTAGTTTTAGATTCTATTGAAGCAGAAACCAAACAAGTAATGCAAAACATGAAAGAAGTATTAGCTGCTGCTGGTATGACTTTTGAAAACGTTATTAAAACTTCTATTTTTATTTCAGACATGCATAACTTTTCAAAAATTAATGCTGTTTACGGTGAGTATTTTAATGACGCTACAGCTCCTGCTCGTGAAACAGTAGAAGTTGCTAACCTCCCTAAGTTTGTAAATGTAGAAATTAGTA